GCTTCCGAACGCCCTGCGCCAATCTTCAAGGTCGCGTGAACAAAGGCGTCGTCCGCCTGTCCGTCCGCGATGCGGTAGTCGTGCAATTCAATGGCACGCGCGCGGATCCCGCCAATCGGAAACATATCCCCGTGCGCGATGAGCACCTCGGTGACTTTCTTCAGCAGGCTTGGAATGTCTGCATCCGCCTTGATGTTGTCCGTGTATTCCAGGATGAAATGCGGCATCTCAATCCCCCACAATCGTGTTTACCAACCGGCCGACGCGCTCGATTTCGGTCACCACCTCGTCGCCTGGGCGGACATCCACCGCCCCCTTCGGCGTGCCGGTCAAAAGGATGTCTCCCTCGCTGAGCGTCATGAAGCTGCTTAGGTAGGCAATCAGCCAAGGGATGCTGAACACCATGTCGCTCGTAGTGCCCTCCTGTGTCAACGTGCCGTTCACGTAGGTGCGAAGCGTGAGGTTCATCGGGTCGGGCACGTCTTTGGCATCCACAAGCCACGGGCCGATGGGCGTACAATGGTCTCGGTTCTTCACCCGCAAATTCGGACGATAGTAGTTTTCT
Above is a genomic segment from Alicyclobacillus cycloheptanicus containing:
- a CDS encoding 5-carboxymethyl-2-hydroxymuconate Delta-isomerase; translation: MPHFILEYTDNIKADADIPSLLKKVTEVLIAHGDMFPIGGIRARAIELHDYRIADGQADDAFVHATLKIGAGRSEADKQQVGDELFEVMKAHFADLMSRRYLALSMELYEFPRPTYKHGNIHARFKKA